A window of the Streptomyces griseochromogenes genome harbors these coding sequences:
- a CDS encoding urease subunit gamma, producing MQLTPHEQERLLIHVAADVAEKRRARGLRLNHPEAVALITSHLLEGARDGRTVAELMSSGRKLLTRDEVMDGVPEMIHDVQVEATFPDGTKLVTVHEPII from the coding sequence GTGCAACTGACCCCGCACGAGCAAGAGAGGCTGCTGATCCATGTGGCGGCCGATGTGGCCGAGAAGCGCAGGGCCCGTGGGCTCAGGCTCAACCACCCGGAAGCGGTCGCCCTCATCACGTCGCACCTCCTCGAGGGCGCGCGCGACGGCCGTACGGTCGCCGAGCTGATGTCCTCCGGCCGCAAGCTCCTCACCAGGGACGAGGTCATGGACGGGGTCCCTGAGATGATCCACGACGTACAGGTCGAGGCCACCTTCCCGGACGGCACCAAGCTCGTGACCGTCCACGAGCCGATCATCTGA